The window CACATTGCCCATCGTGGAGTAAAATATTGTAAAGTAAAATCAGTATTCGAATACAAGTTGTTATAGTAAACTGTGTAAACCGTTTGTAATATTAAATACGGAAAAAGTAATTGAGTAACTATTTTGGTATAGTACTTTTTCTTTTGAAAGTTTTGGCTAAAGTAACCAGCTAATAAAATAAAAGCTGGCATGTGAAATATATAAATAAAATGATAAATAGCTCCTAACCATTCCTCATTCCCTCGATACGGGGATATTACGTGTCCTAATACAACTAGGAAAATGAGGATAAACTTTGCATTATCAAAAAAAGCGTTTCGGTTGTTAACCATCTTTTTCCTCTCCTTTTTAATAGGTGTGTTCCATTCTAGTACGAAAAACTATTCGAAGAGATGTAATTAAAGATGACTGTATTGTAACTGGAAAATTCCACAATAACGATATACGAAAAAAAGGAAAAGAGGAGCAAAATGCCCCTCTCTTCCTTAACCGATTTTTTATTAACTTAAACTTATTTCATTTTTCAATAAAGATGAAAGAACTTCTACCGCTTCTTTTTCATCTAATCCTTCTGCTTTTATCGTTATTACATGACCGTTTGAAATACCTAGGGAAAGCAAACCCATAATACTTTTTGCATCTATCGTAGCAGTATGCCTGACGACTTTTATGTCTGATTGAAACTTATTAGCTTGTTGTACAAAAAAATTAGCAACGTTTGGAAACAAATCTTCATTCAAAGTGATAGTAATTTGTTTAGATACCATTCGCCTCTCCGCCTTCATTCTAAATTATTATATCGTATGTTATTTGTGACAACTGTTTAACAAATAATAATAAAATGGGCGGAAACAGTATCATTACAAACAAAACAGAAATATTACAGGAGTGTTAAAGGTGCCAGGCACCTTTAACACTCCTGTAATAAAAAAGGGAGAAGCAGCTAGTTAGCTTTTTCTCCCTTGTTGCATATTTGTTTATTTTTCTTCTTTGCCTAATACTCTGTTTAAGCGTTTCTTTAGCATTTGCATTCCTGTTCCACCAGCTTGGAAGTGACGAAGTTTTCCTTCTTCATCAAATACATAATAAGCTGGAACGTATTTATTTTCAAAAGCATCTGTTAATTTATGTTCACTATCAACAAAGATTGGTTGTGTAATATCGTGTCCTAAAGCCATTGAACGAATTACTTCAATGTTTAAATCATCTTCTGATCTTGGCATGTGAACAGCAACCACATTTAATTCATCGTCATAGTCATCACGTAGTTCATTGATTTCTGGCATAGCTTCTTTACACATATAACAGCTTACCGACCAAAAATGAATTAATGTAGCTTTCCCCAATAGCTCGTCCTTTGTCACCTCATCATTTATCCATTCTGTAGCACCATTTAATTCTGGCATTTCTTCTCTTAATTTCATTACATACATCTCCTTACAACAATTATTAGTTCACCTTTAAATTAGAATAATTATTATTTAATATAGACTTTATTATAAATCCATCCTTCTCCCTTGTCAACTAGATTATAATAATTTTAAATAAATAATAAAAATAATATGCTCATGAACGAATTCATGGTTCACTAAAAGTTTCATCTAAAACATTCCGTAATATTCTTATTGATAATTAAAATAAACATTCTACATTTCTTTCGTATGAAAGACGATATGTCATTTCATACTAACCATATATAGAACCGAAAGGGATGTTTACTATGAATGAAAAAAAACTAATGATGACCATTAGCATTTTACTTATGTTAATTATAAGCACTTCCTGTTCACCTCGAGCAGATAGGGGGGGACCAGATGCGGTAACGAATACGATGTATGATGGTCAAAGACCAACTAATAATGAAGTAATAATTGGAGCTAAAAATCATGCCAAAATTGATCTTGAAGACAAAATAAACCCTAAAAGTTTTTATACTAAAGAGGAAGGAAAAGAACTTGTTAGAAAACATATTAATTTACAACCAACAACTGATTCTAAAATTACATTTGAAGGTTTGGATGGAAAACTTTATGTTTACCATGTATACGATGAGATTACAATAAACAATGAAACAAATAAACTTACAAGAGGTTGGTATACGGTAAATCCAAATAAAGGAGAAGTAAAAATACATTATCGAAATGAGTAAGTTCCATTTCCTTATATATGAGTACTAAACAAACGCATTTATAAAAATTGCTCACATAACAAACGGGAGAGTATGTATTTCTAACTCTCCCGCTTTCTTTTTATCGGTAGTGTAATAAAAACATTAGTACCTCAATCAAGTCCAT is drawn from Bacillus alkalisoli and contains these coding sequences:
- a CDS encoding HPr family phosphocarrier protein, encoding MVSKQITITLNEDLFPNVANFFVQQANKFQSDIKVVRHTATIDAKSIMGLLSLGISNGHVITIKAEGLDEKEAVEVLSSLLKNEISLS
- a CDS encoding TlpA family protein disulfide reductase; translated protein: MKLREEMPELNGATEWINDEVTKDELLGKATLIHFWSVSCYMCKEAMPEINELRDDYDDELNVVAVHMPRSEDDLNIEVIRSMALGHDITQPIFVDSEHKLTDAFENKYVPAYYVFDEEGKLRHFQAGGTGMQMLKKRLNRVLGKEEK